AGAAAACTCACCTATGCGGATTTGGTTGACATGATGGCGAAAGAAGATAACGTGGTGGGCATGTTTTAGCATCGAATCTAGGGTCAAGAGAGAGATGAAAATGAGAATATCTCGACCCTGTCCGAACCTTCTGGGGAGGTGGTGACGATGGCAAGGATAGTTATACTGGGTGGTTCGTTTGGCGGGCTCACCTCGGCATTCGAACTAAAGAGGCTTTTGGGGAAGAAGGCCGACTTAACGGTTCTTTCCGAGGACGATAAATTTGTTTTTAACCCCTCGTTGCCGTGGATAGCGATGGGGAGCAGGACAGCCGGAGACATCACCCTTCCTGTTAAAGGGCTTCTTGAGCGGAAAGGGATACGGTTCATTCACGAAGCCGCAAAGGGAATAGATGCGGATGCCTCGAAGGTCATCACGGCAAACGGAGAAATGCCCTACGATTATCTCCTCATATCTACCGGACCCTATCTCGCCTTCGAAGAAGTCCCGGGGCTCGGGCCGGAAAAGGGACATACCGAATGCATCTTCACCCTTGGGCAGGCAGAAAGAGCGAACAGGGCATGGAACAAATTCCTCGAAAGTCCGGGAATCATCGTAACCGGTTCCGTTCAGGGGGTCAGCTGTTCCGGTCCGCCTTACGAGTTTGCCTTCGAGGCCGACACGGAACTGAGAAAGAGAAAGATGCGCCATAA
This portion of the Thermodesulfovibrionales bacterium genome encodes:
- a CDS encoding FAD/NAD(P)-binding oxidoreductase, coding for MARIVILGGSFGGLTSAFELKRLLGKKADLTVLSEDDKFVFNPSLPWIAMGSRTAGDITLPVKGLLERKGIRFIHEAAKGIDADASKVITANGEMPYDYLLISTGPYLAFEEVPGLGPEKGHTECIFTLGQAERANRAWNKFLESPGIIVTGSVQGVSCSGPPYEFAFEADTELRKRKMRHKVPMVFVTSEPYVGHFGIGGLRNSKRVMEDEFAKRDIKVIANTAVEEIVPGEVSLKDGTKLPFKLSMLAPAMKGVPAVAHLGNPRGFIPVDGRYRHTQYKNIFAVGVSVAIAPPEQTPVPTG